The sequence GGTTATCATATCCCCAGAGGCGGCTTATACCGCTGGATCTCCAATCCTAACTATCTGGGCGAGTGGATACAATGGAGCGGCTGGGCTCTTCTGACATGGTCTCTTCCAGGGCTGGCATTCTCACTTTTTACCTTTGCCAATCTTTTTCCCAGAGCCCTTGCCAATCATCAGTGGTATCGTAGGAATTTTGAGAATTATCCTGCAGAACGTAATGCATTTTTACCTTTTATCAGAATACACAGGAAAGATATATATACAGGAGACACAGAGATTTAGCATTTTATTAACACTTGATTCATGACTCATTCTGGCTTACTATATATTGAAATAGTTAAAAACAGGATTCTAATATGACATTGACAGAACATTTCCTGCCTTTCAGAGAAAATATCATCGGTATAGACCAGACAATGGAACTGGCCACTTCAGAAACAGCTCCCATTGTTTACGCTGACTGGGTTGCCAGTGGACGGCTGTATGGACCAATTGAAAAGTTCATGTCGGAAAAAATAGGCCCCATGGTGGCCAATACCCATACCGAGACTACAGTAACCGGAACAACGATGACCCGGGCATATCATGATGCCAGAAAGAAAATCAAAGAGCATGTAGGTGCGGATAAGAGGGATTCTCTCTTCCTGTCCGGATTTGGTATGACTGCCGCCATCAGTAAGCTTCAGAGATTGCTGGGACTCAGGCTGCCCGAAGGCTGTCCCGAGACTTGTCACGGTCCTGTAAAGCCTCTTGTGATCATCACCCATATGGAGCATCACTCAAATCAGATAAGCTGGGAAGAGTGTGCCTGTGACGTGGAAATTCTCCCCAGAGTGGATAAGACAGGGCTTCCGGATCTAAAATCTCTCGCATTCCTTCTTAAAAAGAACAGTGACAGACCCCTCCTTATCGGTGCCTTTTCAGGCTGCAGCAATGTAACCGGAATTATTACCCCCTATTATGAGATGGCAAAGATGATGCATCAGGCAGGAGGCTACTGTTTTATAGACTTTGCCGCCTCTGCACCCTATGTTGATATCAACATGCATCCTGAAGATCCCGAAGAGAGGCTGGATGCCATATATTTTTCTCCCCATAAGTTTCTGGGAGGTCCCGGTTCATCGGGAGTCCTGGTTCTGAGCAATGATCTTTATCAGAGAGTTATTCCTGATCAGCCCGGCGGCGGAACCGTAAAATGGACAACCCCCTTCGGGAGTCACAGCTACTTTGATGAGATAGAGATCAGAGAGGATGGAGGCACCCCGGGGTTTTTACAGGCCATACGTTGTGCTCTGGCCATAGAAGTTAAGGAAGCCATGGAACCGTCCAAGATCCGCGGCAGGGAGGAGGAGCTCTATGAGATCCTTTATGCCGAACTGAAACAGGAACCCCTTGTTTATATGCTGGAGCCTCAGAATAAAGATCGTCTGGGCATCGTTTCAATATATGCTCCCGGTGAGCATCATAACCTGATTGTAAAACTGCTGAATGACCGCTTTGGTGTCCAGACCAGAGGAGGCTGCAGCTGTGCGGGTACTTATGGACATATCCTGTTCTCCATTGATCATAATACATCCATGAAGATAACCGACATGATTGACAGCGGAAATCTGACCGATAAACCGGGCTGGGTGAGAATCTCTCTCCATCCCACAATGACCGATGATGAGGCTCGCTATGTGGGTTCTGCGGTTGTTCAGGTTATCAGAAACTACAAGACCTGGCGGGAAGATTATGATTTTCATCAGGACAGCGGTGAGTTTACCCGTAAATTGGGAGAACTGAGTGTTCCTGATTTGATGAGTCAGTTTATTCCTGTTTGATTCTATTTCTCTAATTTAATTATGATTTTATTTAGCCCCGGTTAATCAACCGGGGCTTTTTTGTTTGCCCAGCGAAGCTGGCAAACCCAGTTTCTTGAAAGAAAGAGACATCGCCCTGATCAGGGGGAAGATAATCCGAATTGCAAGGGCGTTGCTGGTAACGGCAGGGTCTGAAGGAAGCAATAGGAAGTGAACGGTACATAGCGAAAGCAAACCTGATTCGGCATATTTGGTGGGTAACCTTGCAAAATATGGGAAAGCCCAATCC comes from Oceanispirochaeta sp. M1 and encodes:
- a CDS encoding aminotransferase class V-fold PLP-dependent enzyme encodes the protein MTLTEHFLPFRENIIGIDQTMELATSETAPIVYADWVASGRLYGPIEKFMSEKIGPMVANTHTETTVTGTTMTRAYHDARKKIKEHVGADKRDSLFLSGFGMTAAISKLQRLLGLRLPEGCPETCHGPVKPLVIITHMEHHSNQISWEECACDVEILPRVDKTGLPDLKSLAFLLKKNSDRPLLIGAFSGCSNVTGIITPYYEMAKMMHQAGGYCFIDFAASAPYVDINMHPEDPEERLDAIYFSPHKFLGGPGSSGVLVLSNDLYQRVIPDQPGGGTVKWTTPFGSHSYFDEIEIREDGGTPGFLQAIRCALAIEVKEAMEPSKIRGREEELYEILYAELKQEPLVYMLEPQNKDRLGIVSIYAPGEHHNLIVKLLNDRFGVQTRGGCSCAGTYGHILFSIDHNTSMKITDMIDSGNLTDKPGWVRISLHPTMTDDEARYVGSAVVQVIRNYKTWREDYDFHQDSGEFTRKLGELSVPDLMSQFIPV